The Primulina eburnea isolate SZY01 chromosome 6, ASM2296580v1, whole genome shotgun sequence genome contains a region encoding:
- the LOC140833906 gene encoding probable histone-arginine methyltransferase 1.3 isoform X1, translating to MENNMLDDQDFLVASISQLSISSNSSQPVVARFRPEWLQFDLDSDSNNLVRFELRNSKLFKLGPSQSVCVSEASEVNKEKNYSRGITIQFINDEESRAFHCAFEQRKKDMTVQGSFLPNGTVLSKSKFEDKIEAASAKMYFHYYGQLLHQQNMMQDYVRTGTYYAAVMENRADFVDRVVVDVGAGSGILSLFAAQAGAKHVYAVEASDMAGYARKLVAGNPLLSQKITVVKGKVEEVELPEKADILISEPMGTLLINERMLESYIIARDRFLIPNGKMFPGLGRIHMAPFSDEYLYTEIANKALFWQQQNYYGVNLTPLHSAAFQGYFSQPVVDAFDPRLLVALAVSHEINFMSSKEEELYEIDIPLRFIASVGTRIHGLACWFDVLFDGSSTVQRWLTTAPGAPTTHWYQLRCVLSQPIYVMPGQEITGRLRMVAHKAQSYMLDLILSAKMWGPGAEQGGILQTSSGKFDLKEPYYRMSQPQAYPMAQEQTPQQLLQTQDLQTLSQDEEGSDLLQ from the exons atggagAATAATATGCTCGATGATCAAGATTTTTTGGTAGCTTCGATTTCACAGCTATCGATTTCGAGCAATTCTTCGCAGCCGGTGGTTGCGCGGTTTCGCCCCGAATGGCTTCAATTTGACTTGGACTCCGATTCAAATAACTTAGTCCGATTCGAGCTACGCAACTCCAAG CTTTTCAAGCTAGGACCATCGCAATCAGTATGTGTATCTGAGGCTTCTGAAGTAAATAAGGAG AAGAACTACTCAAGGGGAATCACCATACAATTTATAAATGACGAGGAAAGTAGGGCTTTCCATTGTGCATTTGAACAACGGAAGAAAGACATGACTGTTCAAG GATCATTTTTGCCAAATGGAACAGTGTTATCTAAAAGTAAATTTGAGGACAAAATAGAGGCAGCCTCTGCCAAAATGTACTTTCATTACTATGGACAGCTTTTACACCAGCAAAATATGATGCAAGATTATGTGAGGACAG GAACTTATTATGCAGCTGTCATGGAGAATCGTGCTGATTTTGTTGATCGTGTGGTAGTTGATGTTGGTGCAGGTAGTGGCATATTGTCATTGTTTGCTGCTCAG GCCGGTGCCAAACATGTGTATGCTGTTGAAGCATCGGACATGGCAGGATATGCTCGTAAACTTGTAGCTGGGAATCCATTGCTCAGCCAAAAAATAACA GTTGTAAAAGGTAAAGTTGAAGAGGTTGAATTACCTGAGAAGGCGGATATTTTAATTTCTGAGCCAATGG GCACTTTGCTAATCAATGAAAGAATGCTCGAGTCATACATAATTGCGAGAGATAGATTCCTTATTCCAAATGGGAAAATGTTTCCAGGCTTAGGAAG GATACACATGGCGCCGTTCAGTGATGAGTATTTGTACACGGAAATTGCAAACAAG GCTTTATTTTGGCAGCAACAAAATTATTATGGTGTAAATTTGACACCTTTGCATAGTGCTGCATTTCAAGGATACTTCTCACAG CCAGTGGTAGATGCTTTTGATCCAAGATTATTGGTGGCTCTTGCAGTTTCCCACGAGATAAATTTCATGTCCTCCAAG GAGGAAGAATTATATGAAATTGACATCCCATTGAGGTTTATAGCTTCGGTAGGCACCAGAATCCACGGTTTGGCTTGTTGGTTTGACGTGTTGTTTGATGGAAG TAGCACTGTACAAAGGTGGCTCACCACTGCTCCTGGTGCACCTACGACACACTGGTACCAGCTACGATGTGTATTGTCCCAGCCAATTTATGTGATGCCTGGCCAAGAGATAACAGGTCGACTACGTATGGTTGCTCATAAAGCACAGAGTTATATGCTTGACCTAATATTATCAG CTAAAATGTGGGGCCCTGGTGCTGAACAAGGAGGAATACTACAGACGTCATCTGGTAAATTTGATCTCAAAGAGCCCTATTACCGGATGTCTCAACCTCAGGCGTATCCAATGGCCCAAGAACAAACTCCTCAGCAGCTACTACAAACACAG GATTTACAAACACTATCCCAAGATGAAGAAGGTTCAGATTTATTGCAGTAA
- the LOC140833906 gene encoding probable histone-arginine methyltransferase 1.3 isoform X2 — MENNMLDDQDFLVASISQLSISSNSSQPVVARFRPEWLQFDLDSDSNNLVRFELRNSKLFKLGPSQSVCVSEASEVNKEKNYSRGITIQFINDEESRAFHCAFEQRKKDMTVQGSFLPNGTVLSKSKFEDKIEAASAKMYFHYYGQLLHQQNMMQDYVRTGTYYAAVMENRADFVDRVVVDVGAGSGILSLFAAQAGAKHVYAVEASDMAGYARKLVAGNPLLSQKITVVKGKVEEVELPEKADILISEPMGTLLINERMLESYIIARDRFLIPNGKMFPGLGRIHMAPFSDEYLYTEIANKALFWQQQNYYGVNLTPLHSAAFQGYFSQPVVDAFDPRLLVALAVSHEINFMSSKEEELYEIDIPLRFIASVGTRIHGLACWFDVLFDGSTVQRWLTTAPGAPTTHWYQLRCVLSQPIYVMPGQEITGRLRMVAHKAQSYMLDLILSAKMWGPGAEQGGILQTSSGKFDLKEPYYRMSQPQAYPMAQEQTPQQLLQTQDLQTLSQDEEGSDLLQ; from the exons atggagAATAATATGCTCGATGATCAAGATTTTTTGGTAGCTTCGATTTCACAGCTATCGATTTCGAGCAATTCTTCGCAGCCGGTGGTTGCGCGGTTTCGCCCCGAATGGCTTCAATTTGACTTGGACTCCGATTCAAATAACTTAGTCCGATTCGAGCTACGCAACTCCAAG CTTTTCAAGCTAGGACCATCGCAATCAGTATGTGTATCTGAGGCTTCTGAAGTAAATAAGGAG AAGAACTACTCAAGGGGAATCACCATACAATTTATAAATGACGAGGAAAGTAGGGCTTTCCATTGTGCATTTGAACAACGGAAGAAAGACATGACTGTTCAAG GATCATTTTTGCCAAATGGAACAGTGTTATCTAAAAGTAAATTTGAGGACAAAATAGAGGCAGCCTCTGCCAAAATGTACTTTCATTACTATGGACAGCTTTTACACCAGCAAAATATGATGCAAGATTATGTGAGGACAG GAACTTATTATGCAGCTGTCATGGAGAATCGTGCTGATTTTGTTGATCGTGTGGTAGTTGATGTTGGTGCAGGTAGTGGCATATTGTCATTGTTTGCTGCTCAG GCCGGTGCCAAACATGTGTATGCTGTTGAAGCATCGGACATGGCAGGATATGCTCGTAAACTTGTAGCTGGGAATCCATTGCTCAGCCAAAAAATAACA GTTGTAAAAGGTAAAGTTGAAGAGGTTGAATTACCTGAGAAGGCGGATATTTTAATTTCTGAGCCAATGG GCACTTTGCTAATCAATGAAAGAATGCTCGAGTCATACATAATTGCGAGAGATAGATTCCTTATTCCAAATGGGAAAATGTTTCCAGGCTTAGGAAG GATACACATGGCGCCGTTCAGTGATGAGTATTTGTACACGGAAATTGCAAACAAG GCTTTATTTTGGCAGCAACAAAATTATTATGGTGTAAATTTGACACCTTTGCATAGTGCTGCATTTCAAGGATACTTCTCACAG CCAGTGGTAGATGCTTTTGATCCAAGATTATTGGTGGCTCTTGCAGTTTCCCACGAGATAAATTTCATGTCCTCCAAG GAGGAAGAATTATATGAAATTGACATCCCATTGAGGTTTATAGCTTCGGTAGGCACCAGAATCCACGGTTTGGCTTGTTGGTTTGACGTGTTGTTTGATGGAAG CACTGTACAAAGGTGGCTCACCACTGCTCCTGGTGCACCTACGACACACTGGTACCAGCTACGATGTGTATTGTCCCAGCCAATTTATGTGATGCCTGGCCAAGAGATAACAGGTCGACTACGTATGGTTGCTCATAAAGCACAGAGTTATATGCTTGACCTAATATTATCAG CTAAAATGTGGGGCCCTGGTGCTGAACAAGGAGGAATACTACAGACGTCATCTGGTAAATTTGATCTCAAAGAGCCCTATTACCGGATGTCTCAACCTCAGGCGTATCCAATGGCCCAAGAACAAACTCCTCAGCAGCTACTACAAACACAG GATTTACAAACACTATCCCAAGATGAAGAAGGTTCAGATTTATTGCAGTAA